The DNA sequence GACCTGAACAACGTAGAGCAAATCGAAATCGTGAAAGGGTCGTATTCGGTGCTTTACGGCTCGGATGCGATGGGCGGCGTGGTCAACATCATTACCAAAAAGGGAGGCGCAATTCCTGAAGTGTACGTTTCGGTTGAATCCGGAAGTTTTGGTTACCGCAAATTTTCAGGAAATTTCACCGGAAATTCAGGAACGAAACTTACGTATGGCTTGGGATACAGCCGTCAAGAACAAACCAAAGATTACCGCATCGGACAGAAAAACCTGCTGAAAATTTCGGATGTCGATAAACTGATTCTCGATAAAGCTTCGTATGGCGATGCCATGGACAACTCGCAGTACGAGATGAATTCGGCCAATGCGTTTGTGAATTACGACATCAGTAAACAGTGGAAAATTAGTGCTGAAGGTGCCTACACCTTTGCTTACGATGTGGAAACTGCCGGAAATTACTGGGGAACCTATGGGCAAAGCAAGAAGGATGTGAACCGCCTGAATTTGTATGTGACACTGGAACAAAACAATGCGAAAAACCATTTCAGGTTTAGCCCATATTACACCGATGACCAGAACCCGAATTATTCGGACAATACCGATGATGGCTTCATCAGCTTTACAAGTACGGTGAAAGAGTCTGGATATCAGCTTCAGGATAATTACAAACTGGGCAATTTCGATGTGCTTTTGGGAACCGATTTGAAGGTTTACGATTATCAGTCGAACCGATTCTCATCCATAGGAACACCTGCCGATCCGTACAAGCCAAACAATAAATTCACGAATGTGGCTGCGTTCACGCAACTGGCTTATTCGGTGAAAAACCTGAACTTGAATGCTGGCGTCCGCTACGATCATTTCACGTACCACATCGATGCTAACGACGGGTTGAAAGCTCCGGAAGCCAATGCCGATTACAACACAGTGAATCCATCGGTGGGTGCACAATACCAGTTCCTGAAAAATTTCAAGGCTCACAGTTCTTTTGGAACTGCATTTTCGGTTCCGGATGCCTTTAAAGTGGCCGGTAAATATACCGTTTCAGGAAAATCGTACGTTGGAAATCCTGACCTTGATCCGGAGAAATCGCGCACAACCGACTTTGGTATTGGCTATTCTTCTGCAAAAAACAGCCTGAGACTTGATGTTTCGTACTTCCAGACTTTGCACGACCATAAAATTGTGGAAGAAAAGCTGGCGTCGGGCGAATACACGTACGCCAATGCCAACAAATCGACAATGAAAGGAATTGAAGCAATGTTGTCCTACAATCTGGGACAATTCCTTCCGGAAAAACCAGAACTGGAGGTTTACGCCAACTTTACCTGGATCCTGAAAAACGATTTTACCCAGCTGGTGGGTACCGAAATGCTGACCCGTGACATGCAATATGTGCGGAAAGCCAACGGAAACTTCGGATTGAATTACCGGCACGATAAAATCAACATGCGCCTGAACGGCCGGTTCATCGGTTCGCGTCTCGAAAAAGACTCGTTCAGTTCCATTCGTACTGGAATTACTTCAGCAGATTACTACACGAAAGGTGGATACGTGGCTTCGGATAAAGTTCTACAGCATCCTGAATATTTGCTGTTCGACTATTCGATTGGCTACGCATTCAGCGAGAAGGTGAATTTTGGCATTACTATTTCGAATCTTTTGGATGAAAACTATTCGGAAAAAGATGGTTACAACATGCCCGGACGAAGCATTGTAGCCAAACTGGGGTACTCGTTCTAAGTAAATCATCATAGTGAGCGGGTGACTTTGAGTCACCCGCTCACTTAATAAACAACAAAATATGGCTCAAATCACATTCATTACCGGGGGCGCCCGTTCAGGAAAAAGCAGTTACGCCCAGCAAATGGCTGAAGCACAAAGCCCGAATCCGGTTTATTTGGCCACCGCCCGGGTGTGGGACGAAGATTTTCGGCTTCGTATCGAACGGCACCAAAACGATCGTGGCGCACACTGGATCAACATCGAAGAAGAAAAGCAACTTTCGGCTTGCGCGGTTGAAGGCCAAACCGTTTTGCTCGACTGCATCACCCTGTGGCTGACCAATATTTTTTTCGACAATCAGTTCGAACTGGAACGTTCGCTCGAAGAAGCCAAAGCCGAATGGAACCGCTTTGTGGAAAAGGAAATGAACCTGATTGTGGTGAGCAATGAACTAGGAATGGGCGTTCATCCGGTAGAAGAATCGGCACGTAAATTTGCCGACCTGCAAGGCTGGATGAACCAACACATCGCCCAACAAGCCAGCGAGGTTTTCCTGATGATCTCGGGAATTCCGGTGAAAATTAAGTGATCAGTAGCAGTGATCAGTTGGCAGAAATTTGAACCACATAGGACACATAGAAACAAATAAAATACCCTGAAAGGGTTAAATATCAATAACCCGGGGTAACCGACGAAGGAGTGCCACCCCGGGAAATGAAGAAAAAAGATTTCCGTCCGCGCGATGAAGATTAGAGAGGAGAGAATCATCTTTCGGACGGAAGGGCGAGAACATATTGGGTTATTCACGCCTTCACTTTGAGTGAAACCCTGACTACAACCGACAACTTTGACAACAATTACAACAACAATAACATTTTATCCATCAACCCATGACCCTAGAAGAACAACTCAAACACAAAATCGATTTCAAGACCAAACCGTTGGGTGCGCTTGGATTACTCGAAAGCCTTGCCCTACAGGTTGGCCAGATCCAGAACACGCTGACCCCGGAGTTAAAAAAGCCAACTATTTTAGTCTTTGCTGCCGATCACGGTTTGGCCGACGAAGGCGTGAGCCCTTACCCGAAAGAAGTTACCTGGCAAATGGTGATGAATTTTGTGGCCGGAGGCGCTGCCATCAACGTGTTTTGCCGCCAGAACGGCATCAACCTGAAAGTGGTGGATGCCGGTGTCGATTTCGATTTTCCGGCTGATGCGCCAATTGTCAATGCGAAAGTGGCTCGTGGAAGCCGTAACATGCGCCGTGAACCGGCCATGACTTCCGAAGAATGTTCTCTTGCCGTTCAAAAAGGTTGCGAACTGGTCAAACAGGAAGCCGCGAACGGTTGCAACATCATTGGTTTTGGCGAAATGGGCATCGGAAATACCTCGGCTTCGTCGCTGCTGATGCACCGTTTCCTGAACATCCCGATTGAAGAATGTACCGGTGCCGGAACGGGTTCGCACGGCGAACAGTTGACTCGTAAAATGCAAATCCTGAAAGAAGTATCGGAAAAATACGATCCGAAAACACCCGAAGAGACTTTGGCGACTTTTGGCGGTCTGGAAATCGCGATGATGGTTGGTTCCATGCTCGAAGCCCGTGAACAAGGCATGATTCTGCTGATCGATGGTTTTATTGCAACTGCTGCGGCATTGACAGCTATCCGTATGAATCCTGAAGTACGTGATAATTGCGTATTTTGCCATTCGTCAGACGAGCGCGGGCACAAGCAGATGCTCGAACAGTTGGATGCCCGGCCAATGCTTCATCTCGATTTGCGGTTGGGCGAAGGAACCGGAGCTGCATTGGCATTGCCTTTGGTGCAGGCAGCCGTCAATTTTTTGAACGAAATGTCGAGCTTCGAATCAGCCGGAGTGGCGAATAAAGAGTAAAATACTGAAAATGTCCGTCAGCTAAAGCAGACGGCAAAGGATAACAGTTTTTCAATTAAGGGATTTACTGTTTAAACACAGTCCTATCCTTTGCCGTTCACTTCAGTGAACGGACACATTGTTGCATTTATAAAATAAACCATGCGAAAACAACTGCATATATTTCTGAATGCCATCATGTTTTACACGCGCATTCCGGTGCCAAAAAACCTGCCGTATTCTGACGAAATACTGAACCGCTCAACGCGGTATTTTCCTTTCATCGGCTGGATTGTAGGTGGGATTGGCGCGACAGTTTTTTATGGGTTGCAGTTTGTTCTTCCTCCTGAATTGGCTATTCTGTTGAGTATGCTGGCTACCATTTTTGTCACCGGAGCTTTTCACGAAGATGGCTTTGCCGATTTTTGCGATGGCTTTGGTGGCGGTTACACCCGCGACCGTATCCTCACCATCATGAAAGACAGCCGTATCGGCACTTACGGAAGCGTTGGCCTGATTGGTATGTTGGCCACCAAATTTATGAGCTTGCATGCCATCGATGTCACCCAGATTCCGGTAATTCTTTTAGCCGGACATTCGCTTAGCCGGCTGATGCCCATTCTGGTCATTTATACTTCGGAATATTCGCGCGAGGATGCCACCAGCAAAACCAAGCCGATTGGCAAAAAAGGCAAAGGGTTCGATTTTTTGCTGGCACTGATCTTTGGTACTTTATTGTTGGTTTTCATTCCAATTTTCTATTCGCTGATTATTTTGCCAGCGCTTTTGTTTACCACATTCGTTTTCAGGCGATACATCACCAGCAAACTTGGCGGCTACACCGGCGACTGCCTGGGCGCTTTGCAGCAAATTGCCGAAGTGGAATTTTACATCGGGTTTGTCATCTTTCAAACACTTCAGGCATGAAACTTACTTTGATCCGACACACATCCGTTGATGTGCCCAAAGGCATTTGCTACGGAATAACCGATGTTCCGCTGGCTTCGTCGTTCCCCGAGGAATTGAAAACAGTCAGACAAAAACTGGTTTATAAGAAGTTCGACGTAGTATATTCCAGTCCATTGAAGCGGTGTACCAGTCTTGCTCGCGAAATTATTTCTGATCAGCCAATTCATACCGATAGTCGTTTGACTGAACTCGACTTTGGTGATTGGGAAATGGCGACCTGGAAGTCTATCTACGAATCGGAGGCTGGGAAAGAATGGTTTGCCAATTACGTCAACGCCCGTTGCCCTGGTGGTGAATCGTTTATTGAACTTATTAATCGCGGGGAATCGTTTCTCAACGAGATGAAAAGTAAAAACTTACGAAACGCAGCAATTTTTACCCACGCCGGAATCATTCGCGCGATGATGTGCCTGCTTCAGGATAAAACCCCGGAAGAGGCTTTTGAGACACCGTTGGAATACGGGAAAATGATCACTTTTAATCTTGAACACGAATGAAACAAAAACTTCGTCCAATCATGTTTGTCGGAACCGGTTCCGATGTGGGGAAAAGCATCATCAATGCTGGATTCTGCCGCATTTTTAAGCAGGATGGCTATTCGCCCGCGCCGTTTAAGGCGCAAAACATGTCGCTTAATTCGTTCGCGGGCATCGATGGGCTGGAGCTTGGTCGTGCGCAGGCTGTTCAGGCTGAGGCTTGCGGCATTGAACCGCTGAGCGAGATGAATCCCATTTTGTTGAAGCCAACCAGCAATCAAAATGCACAGGTGGTTTTGAACGGAAAGCCCATGGGAAACCAGTCGGCTAAAGAATATTTCCTGGGAACCGACCGCGATGCCCTTTTTGCCGAAGCAATGAAAGCCTACAAAAAACTGGCTGGTCAATACAATCCGATGGTGATTGAGGGCGCCGGAAGCATTTCGGAAATCAACCTGCGTGAGAAAGACATCGTGAATATGCGGGTTGCGCTGGCGGTGAATGCTGCTGTAATCCTGATAGCCGACATCGACCGGGGAGGTGTTTTTGGAAGTGTTTATGGAACGTTGGAGTTGCTTCCTCCGGAAGAAAGAGCATTGGTAAATGGAATTCTGATCAATAAATTCCGGGGCGATATTGATTTATTTACCGAAGGACGGAAAATGCTGGAGCAACTCACCGGAGTGTCCGTTGTGGGTGTGGTTCCGTATTTCCGGGATATTCATATTGACGATGAAGATTCTGTTGTATTGGATCACAAATCAGGAAAAACCCGAGATGGATTGGTCAATGTGGCGGTGGTTTTACTTCGGCACATGTCGAATTTTACCGATTTTAATGTGCTGGAACGTGTGCCTGAAATCAACTTGTTTTATACGGCCAATCCCGACGAAATCGAAAAAGCGGATGTTGTGATCCTTCCCGGATCTAAAAACACCATAGCCGATTTGGAAATTCTTCGGAAAAGCGGATTGGCAAAGGCGATCCTGAATAGTCAGCAAAAAGGAAATGCGGTTTATGGCATTTGTGGCGGCTACCAGATGATGGGCCGCGAAATTCACGATCCACAGCATGTTGAAGGCGAAATTGATTTTATGCCGGGGCTCGGGCTTTTACCTGTTGTTACTACGCTAACGGGCGAAAAGCGAACAGTGCAAAGCGAATTCACTTTCAGGAATGAAACAGGTTTGTGCAATGGCTACGAAATTCACATGGGACAAACCGAGTTGCTCGATGGTTCGCCGCTGGCAAGCCTGAGCGACGGATCGACGGACGGCTGTTTCCTGAACGGGAAAACCTGGGGGAC is a window from the Aquipluma nitroreducens genome containing:
- the cobU gene encoding bifunctional adenosylcobinamide kinase/adenosylcobinamide-phosphate guanylyltransferase; protein product: MAQITFITGGARSGKSSYAQQMAEAQSPNPVYLATARVWDEDFRLRIERHQNDRGAHWINIEEEKQLSACAVEGQTVLLDCITLWLTNIFFDNQFELERSLEEAKAEWNRFVEKEMNLIVVSNELGMGVHPVEESARKFADLQGWMNQHIAQQASEVFLMISGIPVKIK
- a CDS encoding adenosylcobinamide-GDP ribazoletransferase, whose protein sequence is MRKQLHIFLNAIMFYTRIPVPKNLPYSDEILNRSTRYFPFIGWIVGGIGATVFYGLQFVLPPELAILLSMLATIFVTGAFHEDGFADFCDGFGGGYTRDRILTIMKDSRIGTYGSVGLIGMLATKFMSLHAIDVTQIPVILLAGHSLSRLMPILVIYTSEYSREDATSKTKPIGKKGKGFDFLLALIFGTLLLVFIPIFYSLIILPALLFTTFVFRRYITSKLGGYTGDCLGALQQIAEVEFYIGFVIFQTLQA
- a CDS encoding TonB-dependent receptor — protein: MNFKQMTFVCMGLLYSLGAAADLLDSTKVYPIQEVTVHASHMERKLKDLPQKVEIISQSLIKSLPCENLAEVLKRTTNLDIIQYPGLSAAVGMRGFSPSAHSRSYTLLLIDGKPAGTTNLATIDLNNVEQIEIVKGSYSVLYGSDAMGGVVNIITKKGGAIPEVYVSVESGSFGYRKFSGNFTGNSGTKLTYGLGYSRQEQTKDYRIGQKNLLKISDVDKLILDKASYGDAMDNSQYEMNSANAFVNYDISKQWKISAEGAYTFAYDVETAGNYWGTYGQSKKDVNRLNLYVTLEQNNAKNHFRFSPYYTDDQNPNYSDNTDDGFISFTSTVKESGYQLQDNYKLGNFDVLLGTDLKVYDYQSNRFSSIGTPADPYKPNNKFTNVAAFTQLAYSVKNLNLNAGVRYDHFTYHIDANDGLKAPEANADYNTVNPSVGAQYQFLKNFKAHSSFGTAFSVPDAFKVAGKYTVSGKSYVGNPDLDPEKSRTTDFGIGYSSAKNSLRLDVSYFQTLHDHKIVEEKLASGEYTYANANKSTMKGIEAMLSYNLGQFLPEKPELEVYANFTWILKNDFTQLVGTEMLTRDMQYVRKANGNFGLNYRHDKINMRLNGRFIGSRLEKDSFSSIRTGITSADYYTKGGYVASDKVLQHPEYLLFDYSIGYAFSEKVNFGITISNLLDENYSEKDGYNMPGRSIVAKLGYSF
- the cobC gene encoding alpha-ribazole phosphatase, translated to MKLTLIRHTSVDVPKGICYGITDVPLASSFPEELKTVRQKLVYKKFDVVYSSPLKRCTSLAREIISDQPIHTDSRLTELDFGDWEMATWKSIYESEAGKEWFANYVNARCPGGESFIELINRGESFLNEMKSKNLRNAAIFTHAGIIRAMMCLLQDKTPEEAFETPLEYGKMITFNLEHE
- the cobT gene encoding nicotinate-nucleotide--dimethylbenzimidazole phosphoribosyltransferase, translating into MTLEEQLKHKIDFKTKPLGALGLLESLALQVGQIQNTLTPELKKPTILVFAADHGLADEGVSPYPKEVTWQMVMNFVAGGAAINVFCRQNGINLKVVDAGVDFDFPADAPIVNAKVARGSRNMRREPAMTSEECSLAVQKGCELVKQEAANGCNIIGFGEMGIGNTSASSLLMHRFLNIPIEECTGAGTGSHGEQLTRKMQILKEVSEKYDPKTPEETLATFGGLEIAMMVGSMLEAREQGMILLIDGFIATAAALTAIRMNPEVRDNCVFCHSSDERGHKQMLEQLDARPMLHLDLRLGEGTGAALALPLVQAAVNFLNEMSSFESAGVANKE
- a CDS encoding cobyric acid synthase; this encodes MKQKLRPIMFVGTGSDVGKSIINAGFCRIFKQDGYSPAPFKAQNMSLNSFAGIDGLELGRAQAVQAEACGIEPLSEMNPILLKPTSNQNAQVVLNGKPMGNQSAKEYFLGTDRDALFAEAMKAYKKLAGQYNPMVIEGAGSISEINLREKDIVNMRVALAVNAAVILIADIDRGGVFGSVYGTLELLPPEERALVNGILINKFRGDIDLFTEGRKMLEQLTGVSVVGVVPYFRDIHIDDEDSVVLDHKSGKTRDGLVNVAVVLLRHMSNFTDFNVLERVPEINLFYTANPDEIEKADVVILPGSKNTIADLEILRKSGLAKAILNSQQKGNAVYGICGGYQMMGREIHDPQHVEGEIDFMPGLGLLPVVTTLTGEKRTVQSEFTFRNETGLCNGYEIHMGQTELLDGSPLASLSDGSTDGCFLNGKTWGTYLHGIFDNLPVIQAILKSCGKEIRLQEFNLQEYKNGQYDKLADHIRKSCDLEYIYGVISNGE